From a region of the Drosophila ananassae strain 14024-0371.13 chromosome XL, ASM1763931v2, whole genome shotgun sequence genome:
- the LOC6502993 gene encoding unconventional myosin-XV isoform X1 has product MDWAEGDLVWFDPGMGHPIPGEIQEVHRAAQVIVVQALIKGKPQTFALQPGEGNLRARQDLGSSGVEDMTLLDDLHEASLLWNLRLRYDKGLIYTFAGSILIAVNPYKMFPDAYGLEVAKQYAGRPLGSLPPHLFAIGAAAHAALPSPQVVVISGESGSGKTESTKLVMQYLAAVVPGGGSASAVITEQILEAAPLLEAFGNARTARNDNSSRFGKYLEVYFKSGAIVGAKITQYLLEKSRIVTQAPGERNYHVFYELLGGLSESERSKYGLLEADKYFYLNQGATDCASGRVDWESLQGAMQVLGVSEGEREGIVRVLAAVLHLGNVYFHRRQLRHGQEGVEVGSDAEIKWAAHLLHISADGLHRALTSRTTEARAERLHTPLGIDQALDARDAFAKALYAGLFNWLVSRINSIVQKGGTHDAHRISILDIFGFEDLAENSFEQLCINYANENLQLYFNKHVFKLEQAEYARERLEWTPLAWDDNLPVIHLLAKKPVGICHLLDDESNFPRATDLSFLEKCHYNHALSELYARPRIGAQEFGVTHYAGQVWYCVDGFLDKNRDALRGDVLELLASSRLTLVGELTKQLRAQRDAGKTLPKGSNGRFVTMKPRTPTVAARFADSLQQLLQSMGRCHPWFVRCIKPNQEKHALRMDMPCVLQQLRYLGMLDTIQIRQRGYPVRLRFQHFVERYRHLLASPLARGTPYRELCRVLLEAMPRTGVEGPDYQLGATRVFLREALHRALESGRTERLRRAAVSVQRHVRGMLVRRQLARREAAATKLQALWRGQREQQRYRHLRKGALTAQRLWRGRQARRRVQQLRSDHRRRQEAREAAQRAREAREAKQAVLERSQLSYLDIPAELAFIYSKLQGWSPPHGDRNLVKVLGTVPGPPNAAMQLPEDLAQFSFGKFSSVYCNGMRLQPRREPITAPFLSRAASRDQDFQDALAVFKLILRWSNDKSLEGAKEKLLADYIVHKALSSRGLRDEILVQLCNQVHGLPPTSVEATRLWQLLGQCLCCFQPSAAFSKYLMRFVDDEAPANLRPLLLRQLLRQSGSGGQAAGGGAGRSFVPAWLEWRAWTRGCDMALPLTLPDEASQTVAVDSWTSCEEAAALAVSSLGVSSRGWTLVLDDGQQLTDSCGLDYVMDLIAEKELCPAFPAPRSDLLRSGAKFARTPLPEAVKRPAVPPPAPPTAGGAKEELPRERRSSRELLSRSSALNERYFEREPSPGPGTSSGQSQAKSRSKSLDDLLAGDIAPVQTDCDSQEPLHTLGLSESRLNDRYHSAERLAPMGKETAPRYQKSQHAGRRSHAASHGSHSSKYADKAEYATRSSAMSDTSEAPSLASHVRRVRVPSQASDVDQFLDDLFSPVLDGSLDELSDARSLAASIRGSGTKQQQHEEEEEEDSDLEELQSESEIEDLEDYINELMPSHLASENLCNLKNKENLVVAIKGGGSTDSNGADPLLHQLMQLPAETDSAPALYQQQVQRAFLQSAMAQNLQIQQQLLAQNQALQTLLSQQAAAAAAATSSASPPPPPVSGSGGVLSSLSISPPPPQSPLRMKTTRSSLVVMESLQPPAPPPPPPMPPPLECKDPSETRHFLDPYGRAKTVRIGKWRWPPPQDEPQFQTEEDFFAFKMRQQQRKTTPQAQHHSHHQAGINGGPGGASATAIEWEEFEIESPTPPPLMGGQPQLMRSSIRLETSTSTTTAITTTSGAGAGRDMQDAGGPPPLQSVVTTTKLAKKSFEIGADRPPPGSVGKLKLSSEMRQRLEQVTAGHSVRSTVSTKSEQRAPAKLEDTRKLMLQQQLGGLFASVSGGAGGGGGSAPGGSNEPHAIPVRAQIERMEGKLSPPPAPPSGGWPGVLLPPAPSVPAPPPPIRPPSMAPPAPPPAPQSPPTTRSPEPEPDYRIAGAKEHVPAFIQRQERDTFGAVRTQQHHPMMNSSSHNLHLEEHHHHHNHSASSSPAAAGWEQSERERSRSRSRSRDREDYSESVWDRAEVEGPASGSGSEKEREKRERERERLYELRQVERERESHKVYQPAPPRVIQASLDNTGRRDREREREREREREQERGPATFRTHMAQKYEHERKRKSSASSGMREELDSMRSLATPPPAVIVPAPVPPPPAVSPGPGSGAGASSACLTYNRVPWKLRVRKEVFQPHEPIGPPVALDLLFAQVLGDVFGVTPCLRITPQEKSSALNMLHGHGVSVDTLSARSTGGAGQQVRALVKRHLVDMARDWPLYFARLFAVQGAPLYPDVSIMGVSHSGLYLARRDADYLIVVQAISFGEIQSAVTLPRPAALQLNLRNGKHLALHASRAAAIQSMVTTFVQEFRKSQSKASTLSSGARAAAQTLNVPLERLESRQAHNQRNEHGVEGSSSRQNDSQQQQLQQSSNQMQSLHHQQSELHHHLQQQQQLEQEALEEQQLASEHQQHQQQQQHQQQRFLKQQSYLHSARKSNAGQQPSSLTNGQSHHQQQQQQEQLHQSLPHHDLDANYLQDESNGGTPPSVTKYSLLQFAMQHFRNDQLRDADRHHERHQSAANRSYAELVKWQGHAIRLPLLRLPNDLAPLALECFDCILRYCGDIPLDPDLTEVKCVYTVLMHCHKYLALRDEVYCQLMKQTTANRSPCPDSSQRAWRLLSILAAYFGCSDALRPYLMEHLTSAASDRRRSCHGTAAVCLTNLRKTARCGGRKNVPSVEEVTAVSAGRSARRQIYRLPGGAERVVNTRCSTVVADVIAELCALLGVESEAEQQEFSLYCIVQGDAFTMPLAADEYILDVTTELLKSGQPFYLIFCRSVWHFALKREPAPLPLYVEVLFNQVAPDYLEGLLLELPGNGVPVPEMVRDMARIAALLHRAADLSHVPAMKEIKFLLPKPALGIREIRPAQWVGLVQSAWPQVAGLSPGQVKAQFLNVLAAWPLFGSSFFAVKRIWAEEGPHVEDSPMWRDLILALNRRGVLFLDPNTHETLQHWSFMEVISTRKVRSEDGALFLDMKVGNLMQQRVIRVQTEQAHEISRLVRQYITMAQISQRDKRELN; this is encoded by the exons ATGGACTGGGCCGAAGGCGATCTGGTCTGGTTCGACCCGGGGATGGGTCATCCCATTCCCGGCGAGATCCAGGAAGTGCATCGCGCTGCTCAGGTGATTGTTGTCCAGGCGCTCATCAAAGGAAAG CCACAGACGTTCGCCCTCCAGCCCGGCGAGGGCAACCTCCGAGCCCGCCAGGACCTGGGCAGCAGTGGTGTGGAGGACATGACCCTCCTGGATGACCTGCACGAGGCGTCGCTCCTCTGGAACCTGCGCCTGCGCTACGACAAGGGCCTCATCTACACCTTCGCCGGCAGCATCCTGATCGCCGTCAACCCGTACAAGATGTTCCCGGACGCCTACGGcctggaggtggccaagcagTACGCCGGCCGCCCCCTGGGCTCCCTGCCGCCGCATCTGTTCGCCATCGGAGCGGCGGCCCACGCCGCCCTGCCCTCGCCCCAGGTGGTCGTCATTTCCGGGGAGAGCGGCTCCGGCAAGACGGAGTCCACCAAGCTGGTGATGCAGTACCTGGCCGCGGTAGTGCCGGGCGGAGGATCCGCCTCGGCGGTCATCACCGAACAGATCCTGGAAGCGGCACCGCTGCTGGAGGCGTTCGGCAACGCGAGGACCGCCAGGAACGACAACAGCTCCAGGTTCGGCAAGTACCTGGAGGTCTACTTCAAGAGCGGAGCCATCGTGGGTGCCAAGATTACGCAGTACCTGCTGGAGAAGTCCAGGATCGTGACCCAGGCGCCGGGCGAGCGCAACTACCACGTCTTCTACGAGCTCCTCGGCGGCCTGTCCGAGTCGGAGCGCTCCAAGTACGGTCTCCTGGAGGCGGACAAGTACTTCTACTTGAACCAAGGCGCCACCGACTGCGCCAGCGGTCGGGTGGACTGGGAGTCCCTGCAGGGCGCCATGCAGGTCCTCGGCGTCTCCGAGGGCGAACGCGAAGGCATCGTCCGTGTCCTGGCGGCGGTACTGCATCTGGGAAACGTTTACTTCCATCGCCGGCAGCTGCGCCACGGCCAGGAGGGCGTGGAGGTCGGCTCGGATGCGGAGATCAAGTGGGCGGCCCACCTGCTGCACATCAGCGCCGACGGACTGCACCGGGCGCTGACCAGCCGGACGACGGAGGCGCGCGCCGAGAGACTCCATACGCCGCTGGGCATCGACCAGGCCCTGGACGCCCGAGACGCCTTCGCGAAGGCGCTGTACGCCGGACTCTTCAACTGGCTGGTGTCGCGGATCAACTCCATTGTGCAGAAGGGCGGCACCCACGACGCCCACCGCATCAGCATCCTGGACATCTTCGGGTTCGAGGACCTGGCCGAGAACAGCTTCGAGCAGCTCTGCATCAACTACGCCAACGAGAACCTCCAGCTGTACTTCAACAAGCACGTCTTCAAGCTGGAGCAGGCCGAGTACGCCCGGGAGCGGCTCGAGTGGACGCCCCTCGCCTGGGACGACAACCTGCCGGTGATCCATCTGCTGGCCAAGAAGCCGGTCGGCATCTGCCATCTGCTCGATGACGAGTCCAATTTCCCGCGTGCCACCGACCTCAGTTTCCTCGAGAAGTGCCACTACAACCACGCCCTCAGCGAGCTCTACGCCCGTCCCCGGATCGGCGCCCAGGAGTTCGGAGTCACCCACTACGCCGGTCAGGTGTGGTACTGTGTGGACGGCTTCCTGGACAAGAACAGGGACGCCTTGCGGGGCGATGTCCTGGAGCTGCTGGCCTCCAGCCGGCTGACGCTAGTCGGGGAGCTGACGAAGCAGCTCCGAGCCCAGCGGGACGCCGGGAAGACCCTGCCCAAGGGCAGCAACGGAAGATTCGTGACCATGAAGCCGAGGACGCCGACGGTGGCGGCCCGGTTCGCCGACTCCctgcagcagctgctccagtCGATGGGCAGGTGCCATCCGTGGTTCGTCCGCTGCATCAAGCCCAACCAGGAGAAGCACGCCCTCCGCATGGACATGCCGTGCGTGCTGCAGCAGCTCCGCTACCTGGGCATGCTGGACACCATCCAGATCCGGCAGCGCGGCTACCCGGTGCGCCTCCGCTTCCAGCACTTTGTGGAGCGGTACCGCCACCTCCTGGCCAGTCCGCTGGCGCGGGGAACGCCCTACCGGGAGCTGTGCCGCGTCCTCCTCGAGGCCATGCCGCGCACGGGTGTCGAGGGCCCGGACTATCAGCTGGGAGCCACGCGGGTGTTCCTGCGCGAGGCTCTGCACCGCGCCCTGGAGAGCGGCCGGACGGAGCGGCTGCGGCGGGCGGCCGTCAGCGTCCAGCGCCACGTCCGGGGCATGCTGGTGCGCCGGCAGTTGGCGCGTCGCGAGGCGGCGGCCACGAAGCTGCAGGCCCTGTGGCGCGGACagcgggagcagcagcgaTATAGGCATCTGCGCAAGGGTGCCCTCACCGCCCAGAGACTGTGGCGCGGACGCCAGGCCAGGAGAAGGGTCCAGCAACTCCGATCCGATCACCGGCGGCGGCAGGAGGCGCGGGAAGCGGCGCAGCGGGCGAGGGAGGCCCGAGAGGCAAAGCAGGCGGTGCTGGAGAGGAGCCAGCTGAGCTACCTGGACATACCCGCCGAGCTGGCCTTCATCTACTCCAAGCTGCAGGGCTGGTCGCCGCCGCATGGCGACCGGAATCTGGTGAAGGTGCTGGGAACAGTGCCGGGACCTCCGAACGCCGCCATGCAGCTGCCCGAGGACCTGGCCCAGTTCTCCTTCGGCAAGTTCAGCAGCGTCTACTGCAACGGGATGCGGCTGCAGCCGCGGAGGGAGCCCATCACGGCGCCCTTCCTCTCGAGAGCCGCGTCGCGGGACCAGGACTTCCAGGACGCCCTGGCCGTGTTCAAGCTGATACTGCGCTGGAGCAACGACAAGTCGCTGGAGGGCGCCAAGGAGAAGCTCCTGGCCGACTACATCGTCCACAAGGCGCTCAGCTCGCGCGGCCTGCGGGACGAGATCCTGGTGCAGCTCTGCAACCAGGTGCACGGCCTGCCCCCCACCTCCGTGGAGGCCACCCGGCTGTGGCAGCTTCTGGGCCAGTGCCTGTGCTGCTTCCAGCCCAGCGCCGCCTTCAGCAAGTATCTGATGCGCTTCGTGGACGACGAGGCGCCTGCGAATCTCCGGCCGCTGCTCCTCCGCCAGTTGCTGCGCCAGTCCGGCTCCGGAGGCCAGGCGGCCGGCGGCGGTGCCGGGAGGAGCTTCGTGCCCGCCTGGCTGGAGTGGCGCGCCTGGACGCGGGGCTGCGACATGGCCCTGCCCCTCACCCTGCCGGACGAGGCCAGCCAGACGGTGGCCGTCGACTCGTGGACGAGTTGCGAGGAGGCCGCCGCCCTGGCCGTCTCCTCGCTGGGCGTCTCCAGCCGTGGCTGGACTCTGGTCCTGGACGACGGCCAGCAGCTGACCGACAGCTGCGGCCTGGACTACGTCATGGATCTGATTGCCGAGAAGGAGCTGTGCCCGGCCTTCCCAGCTCCCAGGAGCGACCTGCTCCGGTCGGGAGCCAAGTTCGCCAGGACCCCGTTGCCGGAGGCCGTCAAGCGCCCAGCCGTGCCGCCTCCAGCCCCGCCCACTGCCGGAGGAGCCAAGGAGGAGCTGCCGCGAGAGCGACGCAGCAGCCGGGAGCTCCTGTCCCGGAGCTCGGCCCTCAACGAGCGCTACTTCGAGCGGGAGCCTAGTCCGGGTCCGGGGACGAGTTCCGGCCAGAGCCAGGCCAAGTCGCGCTCCAAGTCCCTGGACGACCTGCTGGCCGGAGACATTGCTCCGGTCCAGACGGACTGCGACTCCCAGGAGCCGCTCCACACCCTCGGACTGTCGGAGAGCCGCCTCAACGACCGCTACCACTCGGCGGAGCGACTGGCTCCGATGGGGAAGGAGACGGCGCCGCGCTACCAGAAGTCCCAGCACGCCGGAAGGAGGTCCCACGCCGCCTCCCACGGCTCCCACTCCAGCAAGTACGCCGACAAGGCGGAGTACGCCACCCGATCCTCGGCCATGTCGGACACCAGTGAGGCTCCGTCCCTGGCCTCGCACGTCCGGCGGGTGAGAGTGCCCTCGCAGGCCTCCGATGTGGACCAGTTCCTGGACGACTTGTTCAGCCCGGTGCTGGACGGTTCTCTGGACGAGCTGTCCGATGCCAGATCCCTGGCAGCCAGCATCCGGGGAAGCGGCAcaaaacagcagcaacatgaggaggaggaggaggaggactctGACCTGGAGGAGCTACAGTCGGAATCGGAGATCGAGGACCTGGAGGACTACATCAACGAGCTGATGCCCAGCCACCTGGCATCAGAGAACCTCTGCAACCTGAAGAATAAGGAGAACCTGGTGGTTGCCATCAAGGGAGGCGGCAGCACCGACAGCAACGGAGCGGATCCCCTGCTCCACCAACTGATGCAACTGCCGGCGGAGACCGACTCCGCTCCGGCCCTCTACCAGCAGCAGGTGCAGCGCGCCTTCCTCCAGTCGGCCATGGCCCAGAACCTGCAGATCCAGCAGCAGCTCCTGGCCCAGAACCAGGCCCTCCAGACCCTGCTCAGCCAGcaggcggcagcagcggcggcggccacCAGTTCCGCCTCCCCACCGCCGCCCCCGGTCTCGGGATCCGGCGGAGTGCTCAGTAGCCTCTCCATTTCGCCGCCGCCACCCCAGTCCCCACTGCGGATGAAGACCACGCGGAGCAGTCTGGTGGTGATGGAGTCACTGCAGCCACCAGcaccgccaccaccgccgccgaTGCCGCCGCCACTGGAGTGCAAGGATCCGTCGGAGACGCGCCACTTCCTGGATCCCTACGGACGCGCCAAGACCGTCCGGATCGGCAAGTGGCGCTGGCCGCCGCCACAGGACGAGCCCCAGTTCCAGACCGAGGAGGACTTCTTCGCCTTCAAGATGCGCCAGCAGCAGCGGAAGACCACGCCCCAGGCCCAGCACCACTCGCACCACCAGGCGGGCATCAACGGTGGTCCGGGAGGCGCCTCCGCCACGGCCATCGAGTGGGAGGAGTTCGAGATCGAGAGCCCGACGCCGCCGCCGCTGATGGGCGGCCAGCCGCAGCTGATGCGGAGCAGCATCCGGCTGGAgaccagtaccagtaccaCCACGGCCATCACAACCACGTCGGGAGCCGGAGCCGGCCGGGATATGCAGGATGCGGGCGGGCCACCGCCGCTCCAGAGTGTCGTCACGACCACCAAGCTGGCCAAGAAGAGCTTCGAGATCGGAGCCGATCGCCCGCCTCCGGGCAGCGTGGGCAAGCTGAAGCTCAGCTCCGAGATGCGCCAGCGCCTGGAGCAGGTGACGGCGGGCCACTCGGTGCGCTCCACCGTGTCCACCAAGTCGGAGCAGCGGGCCCCGGCCAAGCTGGAGGACACCCGGAAGCTGATgctccagcagcagctggGAGGCCTCTTTGCCAGCGTGAGTGGCGGTGCAGGAGGCGGTGGTGGCTCTGCTCCTGGTGGCTCCAACGAGCCGCACGCCATCCCGGTGCGCGCCCAGATCGAGCGAATGGAGGGCAAGTTGTCGCCgcctcccgctccgccctcgGGCGGATGGCCTGGCGTGCTTCTGCCCCCGGCTCCGAGTGTTCCGGCTCCGCCGCCACCCATCCGGCCGCCCAGCATGGCCCCGCCTGCTCCTCCGCCGGCGCCACAGAGTCCGCCGACGACCAGGAGCCCGGAACCGGAGCCAGACTACCGGATAGCCGGCGCCAAGGAGCACGTGCCGGCCTTCATCCAGCGCCAGGAGCGCGACACCTTCGGGGCAGTGCGTACGCAGCAGCACCACCCGATGAtgaacagcagcagccacaacCTGCACCTGGAggagcaccaccaccaccacaaccactCGGCCTCCTCGTCACCGGCAGCCGCCGGCTGGGAGCAGTCGGAGCGGGAGAGATCGCGCAGCCGGAGCCGCAGCCGGGATCGGGAGGACTACTCCGAGTCGGTGTGGGACCGGGCGGAGGTGGAGGGTCCCGCCTCGGGCAGTGGCAGCGAGAAGGAGCGCGAGAAGcgggagcgcgagcgggaaCGTCTCTACGAGCTGCGCCAGgtggagcgggagcgggagaGTCACAAAGTCTACCAGCCGGCACCGCCGCGGGTCATCCAGGCCAGTCTGGACAACACGGGCCGGAGGGATCGAGAACGGGAGagggagcgggagcgggaaCGAGAGCAGGAACGCGGCCCGGCCACCTTCCGCACCCACATGGCCCAGAAGTACGAGCATGAGCGGAAGCGCAAGAGCTCGGCCAGCTCCGGGATGCGTGAGGAGCTGGACTCGATGCGTTCTCTGGCCACGCCGCCGCCGGCCGTCATCGTCCCGGCCCCGGTGCCGCCTCCGCCCGCCGTCAGCCCGGGCCCGGGCTCCGGGGCGGGCGCCAGTAGCGCCTGTCTCACCTACAACCGGGTGCCGTGGAAGCTGCGCGTCCGCAAGGAGGTCTTCCAGCCGCACGAGCCGATCGGGCCGCCCGTGGCCCTCGATCTGCTCTTCGCCCAGGTGCTGGGCGACGTCTTCGGGGTGACGCCGTGCCTCCGGATCACGCCCCAGGAGAAGAGCTCCGCCCTGAACATGCTCCACGGGCATGGCGTCAGTGTGGACACGCTGTCGGCGAGGAGTACCGGCGGAGCCGGGCAGCAGGTGCGGGCTCTGGTGAAGCGCCACCTGGTGGACATGGCGCGCGACTGGCCGCTGTACTTCGCCCGCCTGTTCGCCGTCCAGGGCGCACCCCTCTACCCGGACGTGAGCATCATGGGCGTCTCCCACAGCGGCCTGTACCTGGCCCGGCGGGACGCCGACTACCTGATCGTGGTGCAGGCCATCTCCTTCGGGGAGATCCAGAGCGCCGTCACCCTGCCGCGCCCGGCGGCCCTCCAGCTCAACCTGAGGAACGGCAAGCACCTGGCGCTCCACGCCTCCCGGGCAGCCGCCATCCAGTCGATGGTCACCACTTTTGTCCAGGAGTTCCGTAAG TCTCAATCGAAGGCCTCAACTCTTTCGTCGGGAGCCCGGGCCGCCGCCCAGACCCTAAATGTGCCGCTGGAGCGCCTGGAGTCCCGCCAGGCGCACAACCAGCGCAACGAGCACGGCGTGGAGGGCTCCTCCTCCCGCCAGAACGACtcccagcaacagcagctgcagcagtcCTCCAACCAGATGCAATCCTTGCACCACCAACAGTCCGAGCTGCACCACcacctgcagcagcagcagcagctggagcaggaggctctggaggagcagcagctggCCTCGGAGcaccagcaacaccaacagcagcagcagcaccagcagcagcgaTTCCTCAAGCAGCAGAGCTATCTGCACTCGGCACGGAAATCGAACGCCGGCCAGCAGCCATCCTCCCTCACAAATGGACAGAGTcatcaccagcagcagcagcagcaggagcaatTGCACCAGTCCCTGCCACACCACGACCTGGACGCCAACTATCTGCAGGACGAGAGCAATGGCGGCACTCCGCCCTCCGTCACCAAGTACTCGTTGCTCCAGTTTGCGATGCAACATTTCCGTAACGA CCAACTGAGAGATGCAGATCGTCACCATGAGAGGCATCAGTCTGCCGCCAATCGGTCGTACGCGGAGCTCGTCAAGTGGCAAGGACATGCGATCAGGCTGCCCCTCCTGCGGCTCCCCAACGATCTGGCGCCCCTGGCTCTGGAGTGCTTCGACTGCATCCTGCGCTACTGCGGCGACATACCCCTGGATCCCGACCTCACCGAGGTCAAGTGCGTCTACACTGTGCTCATG CACTGTCACAAATATCTGGCCCTCCGCGACGAGGTCTACTGCCAGCTGATGAAACAGACTACGGCCAATAGATCGCCCTGCCCGGACAGCTCGCAGCGCGCCTGGCGACTTCTCAGCATTCTGGCCGCCTACTTTGGCTGCTCGGATGCACTGCGTCCCTACCTGATGGAGCACCTGACCTCGGCGGCCTCGGACAGGAGGCGTTCCTGCCATGGCACCGCCGCCGTTTGCCTCACGAATCTCCGGAAGACAGCACGCTGCGGCGGCCGGAAGAACGTGCCCAGTGTGGAGGAGGTGACTGCCGTGTCGGCTGGAAGGTCGGCCCGTCGCCAGATCTACCGGCTGCCGGGAGGAGCGGAGCGCGTGGTGAACACTCGCTGCTCCACCGTGGTGGCGGATGTCATTGCGGAGTTGTGCGCCCTCCTGGGCGTGGAGTCCGAGGCCGAGCAGCAGGAGTTCTCGTTGTACTGCATCGTCCAGGGCGATGCCTTCACCATGCCCCTGGCTGCGGACGAGTATATTCTGGATGTGACCACGGAGCTGCTGAAATCCGGCCAGCCCTTCTACCTGATCTTCTGCCGATCCGTGTGGCATTTCGCGCTGAAGCGAGAGCCCGCTCCGCTGCCTCTCTACGTGGAGGTGCTCTTCAATCAGGTGGCTCCCGACTATCTGGAGGGTCTGCTGCTGGAGCTGCCGGGCAACGGAGTGCCCGTGCCGGAGATGGTGCGCGACATGGCCCGGATAGCCGCCCTCCTCCATCGCGCCGCCGACCTGAGCCACGTCCCGGCCATGAAGGAGATCAAGTTCTTGCTGCCCAAGCCGGCGCTGGGCATTCGTGAGATCCGTCCCGCCCAGTGGGTGGGCCTGGTGCAGTCCGCCTGGCCGCAGGTGGCGGGCCTGAGTCCCGGCCAGGTCAAGGCCCAGTTCCTGAATGTCCTGGCAGCCTGGCCGCTCTTCGGCAGCAGTTTCTTTGCCGTGAAACGTATCTGGGCGGAGGAGGGTCCCCACGTGGAGGACAGTCCCATGTGGCGCGACCTCATCCTGGCGCTGAATCGCAGGGGTGTGCTCTTCCTGGACCCCAATACCCATGAGACCCTGCAGCACTGGAGCTTCATGGAGGTTATATCGACGAGGAAG GTTCGCTCGGAGGATGGCGCTCTCTTCCTGGACATGAAGGTCGGAAATCTGATGCAGCAGCGCGTGATCCGCGTCCAGACGGAGCAGGCGCACGAGATCTCCCGCCTGGTGCGACAGTACATCACCATGGCCCAGATCAGTCAGCGGGACAAGCGGGAGCTCAACTAA